A window of the Saccharomyces eubayanus strain FM1318 chromosome II, whole genome shotgun sequence genome harbors these coding sequences:
- the EDE1 gene encoding Ede1p translates to MASITFRTPLSSQEQALYNQKFHQLDSEDLGVVTGEAVRPLFASSGLPGQILSQVWAMVDIDNKGFLNLDEFSAALRMIAQLQQVPNQPISSVLYENLPVQLATFSTDSNSTPMHTTSGITNANATDVPPLSTNDIAKFSQLFERTAKGAQTVAGDKAKDIFLKARLPNQTLGEIWALCDRDTSGVLDKSEFIMAMYLIQLSMSHHPSMNPFPTVLPTQLWDSVRLEATNANQQNRATPISANSTGVSSLTRQSTISRLSSGAFSNASSDWSLSFEKKQQFDAIFDSLDKHHAGSLSSALLVPFFLSSRLNQETLATIWDLADIHNNAEFTKLEFAIAMFLIQKKNAGIELPDVIPNELLQSPALGLYPPNPFPQQQSTPQIAVPSRASKPSFQDMPHQKSAPIINTQPTAPQVLRQNSNNGSLNDLLALNPSFSSPSPSKAQPLVQNNTNNSFSYDNNSGQTAPQQQPQQPPLLSHSSSGLKKFTPTSNFGQSIIREEPEEQELPKETQRAISTQQPPPVPKHAASPVQRAASVTLPQVPNFSGFSMPTSAITGAAVGTAALGAAALSSSSNKTIQNHDLFADGEASAQLSSATTEMANLSNQVNSLSKQASITNEKKLRATQELKRVNEMKDSIQSKLNNLRSNHEQNVTQTEQLETQVSQINNENETLKQQLAVSEANYHAAESKLNELTTDLQVSQTKNAELKEQITNLNSMTASLQSQLNEKQQHVKQERSMIDVNSKQLELNQITVVNLQKEIDGLGEKIGVYLTKQKELNDYQKTVEEQHAQLQSKYQDLSNKDADLADREKQLEERNKQIEEQENLYHQHVSKLQAMFDDLSQRKATFDNADQELKERNIEYANNVRELSERQMNLAMGQLPDDTKDIISKHVSNNDTTSKEVAPRENVHEDTVSEFVDTTVENSNLNVNRVKEDEEKTERTESDVFDRDVPTLGSQSDNENTTTNNGTDSGTETRNVNLTETLSDRFDGDLNEYGIPRSQSLTSSIANNAPQSVRDDVELPETLEERDTTISNAANSDRTENLSHIPGEWEATPATASTDVLSNESTEVIENGSTTKMADSNEDGESESSIQESPRLSAQSLPNGQSKSKSINEEFPPIQELHIDESDSSSSDDEFEDTREIPSGAVKSSETPSNPQASSGLSEQGLQSPLQDYSFSHNETNTQRVISPSKDEFDDEFAGLEQAAVEEDNGADSESEFENVANTGSMEQFETIHHKDLDDELQANAFTGTLTSSSNPSIPKEQVKQQSTTDPAQVSNDEWDEIFAGFGNSKAETVVIPESTIPKHPVPLKADSTIDSGKQTNPIINRGVATTPKSLAVEELSGMGFTEEEAHNALEKSNWDLEAATNFLLDSA, encoded by the coding sequence ATGGCGTCTATTACATTCAGGACTCCATTGTCCTCTCAGGAACAAGCTCTTTACAACCAAAAATTCCATCAATTGGATTCTGAAGATCTTGGGGTGGTCACTGGCGAAGCGGTCAGACCTCTCTTTGCGTCTTCTGGACTTCCAGGGCAAATACTATCTCAAGTCTGGGCTATGGTCGATATAGATAATAAAGGGTTTTTGAACTTGGATGAATTTTCGGCTGCTCTGAGAATGATTGCTCAGCTGCAACAGGTTCCCAACCAACCAATTTCTAGCGTCCTCTATGAGAATTTACCAGTACAACTGGCTACCTTCTCTACAGATTCGAACTCGACTCCTATGCACACCACTAGCGGAATTACTAATGCAAATGCTACTGATGTTCCTCCTTTATCTACCAACGATATTGCTAAGTTCTCACAATTGTTTGAGAGGACAGCAAAGGGTGCTCAAACTGTGGCAGGCGACAAGGCCAAAGACATTTTCTTAAAGGCAAGATTGCCAAACCAAACCTTGGGTGAAATTTGGGCTCTTTGTGATAGAGATACTTCAGGGGTGCTTGACAAATCAGAATTCATAATGGCAATGTACCTGATCCAACTTTCTATGTCTCATCATCCAAGTATGAATCCATTCCCAACCGTATTACCTACTCAGTTATGGGATTCTGTTCGATTGGAAGCTACTAATGCCAACCAGCAAAATAGAGCTACCCCCATAAGTGCCAATTCTACGGGTGTATCATCATTAACAAGACAATCCACTATATCTCGTCTATCATCAGGCGCCTTCAGTAACGCTTCTTCAGACTGGTCTTtgagttttgaaaagaaacaacagTTTGATGCAATCTTTGACTCCTTAGATAAACATCATGCTGGTTCATTAAGTTCTGCCTTGTTGGTCCCATTCTTCTTATCATCCAGATTAAACCAAGAGACACTAGCCACTATCTGGGATCTAGCTGACATTCATAACAATGCTGAATTCACTAAATTGGAATTTGCCATTGCCAtgtttttgattcaaaagaaaaatgctGGAATTGAATTGCCTGATGTTATTCCAAATGAGCTATTACAATCTCCTGCACTTGGACTCTACCCACCAAATCCATTTCCTCAGCAACAAAGTACACCTCAAATTGCCGTTCCTTCAAGAGCAAGTAAGCCATCGTTCCAGGATATGCCGCATCAAAAATCTGCTCCAATCATTAATACTCAACCAACAGCACCACAAGTTCTTCgccaaaattcaaataacGGCTCTTTGAACGATCTGCTAGCTTTGAACCCTTCATTTAGCTCTCCTTCTCCATCAAAAGCACAACCACTGGTCCAAAACAATACAAACAACAGTTTCTCATATGACAATAACAGTGGCCAGACTGCGCCACAACAACAGCCACAGCAACCTCCACTTTTATCTCACTCCTCTTCCGGATTGAAGAAGTTTACTCCAACTTCCAATTTCGGGCAGAGTATAATCAGGGAGGAACcggaagaacaagaactgCCAAAAGAAACCCAAAGAGCCATTAGCACTCAACAGCCTCCACCAGTTCCAAAGCATGCCGCAAGTCCAGTTCAGCGTGCTGCTTCTGTGACTCTTCCACAAGTTCCAAACTTTTCAGGCTTCAGCATGCCAACAAGCGCTATCACAGGCGCTGCAGTAGGTACAGCTGCTTTGGGTGCAGCTGCTCTTTCAAGCTCTTCCAATAAGACTATCCAGAATCATGACTTGTTTGCAGACGGTGAGGCTTCTGCTCAATTATCTAGTGCAACCACTGAAATGGCCAATCTATCCAATCAAGTTAACTCTTTGTCGAAGCAAGCAAGCATCaccaatgaaaagaaattaagaGCCACTCAAGAATTAAAACGTGTCAATGAAATGAAGGATTCTATCCAATCCAAACTAAATAATTTACGTTCCAACCATGAACAGAATGTCACGCAAACCGAACAGCTTGAAACACAAGTCAGTCAGattaataatgaaaacgaaactCTGAAGCAACAACTAGCCGTTTCAGAAGCCAATTACCATGCCGCTGAGTCCAAGTTGAATGAATTAACCACCGACTTGCAGGTGTCTCAAACCAAGAACGCGGAATTGAAAGAGCAAATTACTAACTTGAATTCAATGACTGCATCTTTACAATCCCaactaaatgaaaaacaacaacatgTCAAGCAAGAAAGATCAATGATCGATGTTAACTCTAAACAATTGGAACTGAACCAAATTACGGTAGTAAACTTGCAGAAGGAAATTGATGGCCTTGGTGAGAAAATTGGTGTTTACTTAACTAAGCAAAAGGAGCTAAACGATTATCAAAAGACTGTCGAAGAGCAGCATGCTCAACTGCAAAGTAAATACCAGGATTTGTCTAATAAGGACGCTGATCTAGCAGATCGTGAAAAACAGTTAGAAGAACGCAACAAACAGATTGAAGAGCAAGAGAATCTTTACCATCAACATGTTTCCAAATTGCAAGCAATGTTTGATGATCTTTCTCAAAGAAAGGCAACTTTCGATAACGCTGACCAAGAGTTGAAGGAGagaaatattgaatatgCCAATAATGTAAGGGAGTTATCTGAAAGACAAATGAACCTAGCTATGGGACAACTACCGGACGATACCAAAGACATTATCTCAAAACATGTTTCTAACAATGATACTACAAGTAAAGAAGTGGCCCCAAGAGAAAATGTACACGAAGACACTGTATCCGAATTTGTTGATACGACGGTTGAGAACTCAAATTTGAATGTCAATCGAGTcaaggaagatgaagaaaagacagaAAGAACCGAAAGCGATGTATTTGATAGAGACGTTCCCACTTTAGGTTCCCAAagtgataatgaaaatactaCCACAAATAATGGCACCGACTCAGGCActgaaacaagaaatgTTAATTTGACTGAGACATTAAGTGACAGATTCGATGGTGATCTGAATGAATATGGTATTCCAAGAAGTCAGTCATTAACATCTTCCATTGCCAATAATGCTCCCCAATCTGTTAGAGATGATGTCGAGTTACCGGAAACACTAGAAGAACGTGATACTACCATCAGTAATGCTGCAAACAGCGACAGAACCGAAAACTTATCACATATTCCCGGCGAATGGGAAGCTACTCCAGCCACAGCTTCTACAGATGTTTTGAGCAATGAAAGTACAGAAGTTATCGAAAATGGCAGTACTACTAAGATGGCAGATTCTAATGAAGATGGTGAATCTGAGAGTTCTATTCAAGAATCACCAAGACTATCTGCTCAATCCCTTCCAAATGGCCAGTCAAAATCCAAGTCaattaatgaagaattcCCACCAATTCAGGAATTACACATCGATGAAAGCGATTCATCGTCttcagatgatgaattcGAGGATACTAGAGAAATTCCTTCTGGTGCAGTGAAGTCCTCTGAAACTCCATCTAATCCCCAGGCTTCATCTGGTTTGTCGGAACAGGGACTACAAAGTCCGCTCCAGGactattctttttcacatAATGAGACCAACACTCAGAGAGTGATTTCACCCTCCAAAGACGAATTTGATGACGAATTTGCAGGGTTGGAGCAAGCAGCggtagaagaagataacGGTGCTGATTCTGAAtctgaatttgaaaatgttgCTAATACTGGATCTATGGAACAATTTGAAACAATACACCATAAAGACTTAGATGATGAGTTACAGGCAAATGCATTCACAGGGACCTTAACTAGCTCTTCCAATCCAAGCATTCCAAAGGAACAGGTTAAACAGCAATCTACCACTGATCCTGCTCAAGTAAGCAATGATGAATGGGACGAGATATTTGCTGGATTTGGTAACTCAAAGGCTGAAACAGTCGTCATACCAGAATCCACCATTCCAAAACATCCAGTCCCATTAAAGGCCGATTCTACTATTGATTCCGGTAAGCAAA